The sequence below is a genomic window from Salvelinus namaycush isolate Seneca unplaced genomic scaffold, SaNama_1.0 Scaffold364, whole genome shotgun sequence.
tcctttatggttattggctcagctgtataggataaaccagtcctttatggttatgggttcagctgtattggataaaccagtcctttatggttatgggttcagctgtataggatataggataaaccagtcctttgtggttatgggttcagctgtataggataaaccagtcctttatggttatgggttcagctgtatgggataaaccagtcctttatggttatgggttcagctgtatgggataaaccagtcctttgtggttatgggttcagctgtataggataaaccagtcctttatggttatgggttcagctgtataggataaaccagtcctttatggttatgggttcagctgtataggataaaccagtcctttatggttatgggttcagctgtgtaggataaaccagtcctttatggttatgggttcagctgtataggataaaccagtcctttatggttatgggttcagctgtataggataaaccagtcctttatggttatgggttcagctgtataggataaaccagtcctttatggttatgggttcagctgtataggttaaaccagtcctttatggttatgtgctcagctgtataggataaaccagtcctttatggttatgggttcagctgtataggataaatcAATCCTTTATgtttatgggttcagctgtatacaCAACTTATGATTACGTTAGATCatcgccaagtccaaaaaacacacagccatttttccagccaaagataggagtcacaaaaagcagagatcttcatcagatgacactcataggacatcatgttacacaatacatgtatgttttgttcgatagccacgtcaaataacagaaatactcatcataaactttgatgaaagatacatgttttacatagaattaaagatacacttgttgttaatgcaaccgctgtgtcagatttcaaaaacactttacggaaaaagcacaccatgcaataatctgagacggcgctcagatataaaaaacatttctccgccatgttggagtcaagagaactacgaaattacatcataaatattcccttacctttgattatcttcatcagaatgcagtcccaggaatcctagttccacaataaattgttgttttgttcgataatgtcaattatttatgtctaagtagctacttttgtacacatgtccaaacgctcgcgcagatccaggcgaactcggacgaaaacttctaAAAGTtgtattacaggtcgaataaactggtcaaactaagtagagaatcaattttcaggatgttgttatcatatatatccaataacgttccaaccggagcattcctttgtgtctacagaagtaCTGGAatgcaaggcgatatcatgtggaatgcgcgtgaccaagaactggcactctgccagaccactgactgaaacacctcccatccggtcccacatcacagtagaggcttcattcaacgttttacagactgttgacatctagcggaaggcgtaggaagtgcaaacagatccatatcttacagggatttgaataggcgatgagttgaaaatcaaccagccccagaatttccacttcctgttttgaagtttgcctgccatatgaggtctgttatactcacagacataattcaaacaggtttagaaacttcagagtgttttctatccaatagtaataataatatgcatatattagcatatgggacagagtaggaggcagttcactctattcatccaaagtgaaaatgcttccccctatccctaaaaagttaagaGACAAAAACACTGGTTGTTCATTCTATTGTTTCTAGCCAATCACACTGGTTGTTCATTCTATTGTTTCTAGCCAATCACACTGGTTGTTCATTCTATTGTTTCTAGCCAATCACACTGGTTCTGCATTCTATTGTTTCTAATCACACTGGTTGTTCATTCTATTGTTGCTGATTGGTTGATAGCTGTTAGTTATTCACGTTAATTCCGGGTAATGGCTGTTAACAGTTTCCATTTGAATTGTTCCACAGCCCATAATGGAGggttcattcaggtctctctgtttaactaaatactcattttgtctttggcaggagagagaccagactctcaaTCTGACAGCAGAAAGAGTCCTTCAGGAGATCCAGACCCTGAGACGCCCAATCCAGCGAtgcaacaccactgctcccagtgtaatATGAGTTTTAAGTGGTTATGGAAGCTGAAAGAGCATGAAAggaaacacacaggagaaaagcccttccaatgctcccagtgtggaaataaATTCTCACGATCACATGACCTAAAATCACAtgagcggacacacacaggggaaaaacCACACAAttgctcacagtgtggaaagcTTTTTTCCCATTTAGGGAACCTGAACAAACATAAGAGAATAcactctggagagaagccttacccctgttcccattgtggaaagaatTTTAGGTTGTCAGGTAACCTGAAAACGcacgagaggacacacacaggggagaaaccttaccattgctccctgtgtggaaaggattttaccaagttagggaacctgaaagatCATGAGAagaaacacacaggagaaaagccttaccactgctccaaTTGTGGAAAGAGATTTTCAACATCATCGGACTTAAGAAAGCATGAGATGACgcacacaggggagaagtctTACCattgctctcagtgtggaaatagTTTCTTACGATCACATGACCTAAAATCACAtgagcggacacacacaggggaaaaacCACACAgttgttcccagtgtggaaagtgttttttgCATTTAGGGAACCTGAACAAACATAAGAAAATACACtctggggagaagccttacccctGTTCCCATTGTGGAAAATTCTTTAGGTCGTTAGATAACAAGAGGGAGCATGAGAAGACACACATAGGTAAGAAGCTTCACCATTGCGCCTTGTGCGGAAAGAGATATTCACGATCACATGACCTAAAATCACATAAAAGAAAACACACAGGCGAAGAAAACACACAATTACACACCAAGGGGAAAAATCACACAATTGGTCCCAGTGAGGAAAGAATTGTACGCAGTTAGAGAACCTCGTCCAATTGTGGAACTATATTTTCCCGGTCACATTACCTAAATTCACATCAAATCAAACCAAGCGGTATTTAttcagcacatttcagacatggaacaCAATGAGCTTCATGGGAAAAAACGATGAAAACAAAAACTGAAacgtttactacacaacaaacataagaggataagaAACTAAAGATTGACTGGTCTTGGTCAGTGCCTGTACAGTTGACCAATGGCTGTCTTgtgtagaccagacaggagagcattacagtagtcaagcctgcttgtaataaatattactacacaacaaacataagaggataaaaaactaaAGATTAACAATAAAACTATTTGTGCCCAGCTGTCGATAAAAACACTGGTGGGCTAGCACTGCTAGCATTTGTCTGCTCCATTTTCATGATGGCGGCTAATTGCTACTTAACAGGAAATCCAGGACACAAACTTGCCGTAAAGACTGACTGCATTGCGGAACCAGTAgcaattgtttttttttaaatgttttttttttattatggaATATTACAACATACAATCTACCTGCAGTGAAGCCgttcaacatttacattacattcagtcatctagcagactcccatccagagttACCCACAGGAGCAACAAGGGTCAAGTGTCCCGCTCAAAGGGatgtcgacagatctcccaccaagTCAAATCGAGGACTCaaactatttatatattttgtgaaatTAATACCaagtatacagtggggagaacaagtatttgatacactgccgattttgcagcttttcctacttacaaagcatgttgaggtctgtcattttttatcataggtacacttcaactgtgagagattaAAGACAATCAGCGAtcaacgagttcaaacaggtgcagttaatacaggtaatgagtggagaacaggagggcttcttaaagaaaaactaacaggtctgtgagagccggaattcttactgattggtaggtgatcaaatacttatgtcatgcaataaaatgctaattaattacttaaaaatcatacaatgtgattttctggatttttgttttagattccgtctctcacagttgaagtgtacctatgataaaaatgacagacctctacatgctttgtaagtaggaaaacctgcaaaatcggcagtgtatcaaatacttgttctccccactgtatctacTTCACCATCAaccccattttataggtaaactacAGGATCATGTAAAAGCTGTATTTTTAaaaagatccaatacgtaatattgtagacttatcataattaggagtccagaaaagttatctagatcgtCAATGAGACATtggcagggatctagcttgcggactaaatataaaacttgagtcattggcatacatggacacctttttgtttttaagccttggattacTGATCCTCTAATAATGTTGTTGTTAGAGCCGATGTGGAGATATTTGTACAAAAGACAGAACATACATGGCTCCATGTACGTGTGTGTAAATATATGAAATATGTATATGATGAAGTATCAGGTACCTTTATGATTTATATTGACCCGATTGAGATATATTCATTTGTTGTTAGTGGAACTTAGTATTTGGTTCCccctcttgcccattcattgtactgtggtaAGTGTGTTAGTGTTAGGATAAAGGCAGGAAGTTGGGACTTCAGGCGAGGGGAGGAGTCCTAGCTAGACGCGGGTGCGGTATAGTCTTTTGACCATACAGACATGCAAAAAGGCCATTTTATGTATTTTTCACGTCAAGTAATCTATGCTTTTAGTTGATTGGAGAATCATTTTTTTGTTAGATATAAGAAGAATAAACCTTTTTGTTACACCAGGATCCCTGGATCTCATTGAATGTTTTTGCCGTTTGGGAACTTTGAATGTGGACCGTATGTGTCCGAAACAACcccgcttcaggcttgggcagCGGCTATGGTCAATTGGTATTTGGAATTTCAATTGGAAGCCACTACAGTTGTTATTTGacctgattttaatagctagcatttcgatggccataacgaatagatatgttGACAgcagacacccttgtttaactcctcttgacaattcaaaactctctgagaagtagccgctGTTTACTATTTTACAGCTGGCGTTGCTACACATAACTTTTACCTATTGAATAAGTGACTCAACAAAATGTTAAAAGTCCAGGCATGTATATATAAAATCCAGTCTTgctttatcaaaggccttttcagaatctgctataaataccaggcctgacttcttagatgtttcatgttgttctattatttctagtagttgtcgtatattatctccaatgtattgtctatgtaaaaaacctgtctgatcaggatgaacaatacctggtaaaacctttttaattctgagtgctttgcatttcgctagtatttttgcatcacaacattgatgTGTAAGatgcctccagttttttagatagactgggtctttatatttgccatctgggtcttgttttaataacaGTGAAacc
It includes:
- the LOC120040580 gene encoding gastrula zinc finger protein XlCGF17.1-like, which encodes MQHHCSQCNMSFKWLWKLKEHERKHTGEKPFQCSQCGNKFSRSHDLKSHERTHTGEKPHNCSQCGKLFSHLGNLNKHKRIHSGEKPYPCSHCGKNFRLSGNLKTHERTHTGEKPYHCSLCGKDFTKLGNLKDHEKKHTGEKPYHCSNCGKRFSTSSDLRKHEMTHTGEKSYHCSQCGNSFLRSHDLKSHERTHTGEKPHSCSQCGKCFLHLGNLNKHKKIHSGEKPYPCSHCGKFFRSLDNKREHEKTHIGKKLHHCALCGKRYSRSHDLKSHKRKHTGEENTQLHTKGKNHTIGPSEERIVRS